The proteins below are encoded in one region of Tamandua tetradactyla isolate mTamTet1 chromosome 9, mTamTet1.pri, whole genome shotgun sequence:
- the MARK2 gene encoding serine/threonine-protein kinase MARK2 isoform X8 yields MVTVTHWYKRSRMECNASSPTLGHLDSKPSSKSNMLRGRNSATSADEQPHIGNYRLLKTIGKGNFAKVKLARHILTGKEVAVKIIDKTQLNSSSLQKLFREVRIMKVLNHPNIVKLFEVIETEKTLYLVMEYASGGEVFDYLVAHGRMKEKEARAKFRQIVSAVQYCHQKFIVHRDLKAENLLLDADMNIKIADFGFSNEFTFGNKLDTFCGSPPYAAPELFQGKKYDGPEVDVWSLGVILYTLVSGSLPFDGQNLKELRERVLRGKYRIPFYMSTDCENLLKKFLILNPSKRGTLEQIMKDRWMNVGHEDDELKPYVEPLPDYKDPRRTELMVSMGYTREEIQDSLVGQRYNEVMATYLLLGYKSSELEGDTITLKPRPSADLTNSSAPSPSHKVQRSVSANPKQRRFSDQAAGPAIPTSNSYSKKTQSNNAENKRPEEDREVGRKASSTAKVPASPLPGLERKKTTPTPSTNSVLSTSTNRSRNSPLLERSSLGQASIQNGKDSTAPQRVPVASPSAHNISSSGGAPDRTNFPRGVSSRSTFHAGQLRQVRDQQNLPYGVTPASPSGNSQGRRGASGSIFSKFTSKFVRRNLSFRFARRNLNEPESKDRVETLRPHVVGSGGSEKEKEDFREAKPRSLRFTWSMKTTSSMEPNEMMREIRKVLDANSCQSELHEKYMLLCMHGTPGHEDFVQWEMEVCKLPRLSLNGVRFKRISGTSIAFKNIASKIANELKL; encoded by the exons CCCACCTTGGGACACCTGGACTCCAAGCCCAGCAGTAAGTCCAACATGCTGCGGGGCCGCAACTCAGCCACTTCTGCTGACGAGCAGCCCCACATTGGCAACTACCGGCTCCTCAAGACCATTGGCAAAGGTAACTTTGCCAAGGTTAAGTTGGCTCGGCACATCCTGACAGGGAAAGAG GTAGCTGTGAAGATTATTGACAAGACACAACTGaattcttccagcctccaaaaa CTATTCCGTGAAGTacgaataatgaaagttttgaatCATCCCAACATAG TTAAATTATTTGAAGTAATTGAGACTGAGAAAACACTGTACCTTGTCATGGAATATGCTAGTGGAG GAGAGGTGTTTGATTACCTCGTGGCTCATGGcaggatgaaagaaaaagaggctCGAGCTAAATTCCGCCAG ATAGTGTCTGCTGTGCAGTACTGTCACCAGAAGTTCATTGTTCATAGAGACTTAAAG GCTGAAAACCTACTCTTGGATGCTGATATGAACATCAAGATTGCCGACTTCGGCTTCAGCAATGAGTTCACATTTGGAAACAAGCTAGATACCTTCTGTGGCAGTCCCCCATACGCTGCCCCAGAACTCTTCCAGGGCAAAAAGTACGATGGACCTGAGGTGGATGTGTGGAGCTTGGGAGTTATCCTCTACACACTAGTCAGCGGGTCCCTGCCTTTTGATGGACAGAACCTCAAG GAGCTGCGAGAGCgtgtgctgagggggaaatacCGTATTCCGTTCTACATGTCTACGGACTGTGAAAACTTGCTGAAGAAATTTCTTATTCTCAATCCCAGTAAGAGAGGCACTTTAGAG CAAATCATGAAAGATCGATGGATGAACGTGGGTCACGAAGATGATGAACTAAAGCCTTACGTGGAGCCACTCCCGGACTACAAGGACCCCCGAAGGACAG AGTTGATGGTGTCCATGGGTTACACAAGGGAAGAGATCCAGGACTCTCTGGTGGGCCAGAGGTACAATGAGGTGATGGCCACCTATCTCCTCCTGGGCTATAAGAGCTCCGAG CTGGAGGGTGACACTATCACCTTGAAGCCCCGGCCTTCAGCTGATCTGACAAACAGCAGTGCCCCTTCCCCATCCCACAAGGTACAGCGCAGTGTCTCCGCCAACCCCAAACAGCGGCGCTTCAGCGATCAGG CAGCTGGTCCTGCCATTCCCACCTCTAATTCCTACTCTAAGAAGACCCAGAGTAACAACGCAGAGAACAAGCGGCCTGAGGAGGACCGGGAGGTGGGGCGGAAGGCCAGCAGCACAGCCAAAGTGCCTGCCAGCCCCCTGCCTggcctggaaaggaagaagaccACCCCTACCCCCTCCACG AACAGTGTCCTCTCCACCAGCACAAATCGAAGCCGAAATTCCCCACTTTTGGAGAGATCCAGCCTCGGCCAGGCCTCCATCCAGAATGGCAAAGACAG CACAGCCCCCCAGCGTGTCCCTGTCGCCTCCCCCTCCGCCCACAACATCAGCAGCAGCGGCGGAGCCCCAGACCGAACCAATTTTCCCCGGGGTGTGTCCAGTCGAAGCACCTTCCACGCTGGGCAGCTCCGACAGGTGCGGGACCAGCAGAATTTGCCCTATGGTGTGACGCCAGCCTCACCCTCTGGCAATAGCCAGGGCCGGCGGGGGGCCTCTGGGAGCATCTTCAGCAAATTCACCTCCAAGTTTGTACGCAG aaatCTGTCTTTCAGGTTTGCCAGAAG GAACCTGAATGAACCTGAAAGCAAAGACCGAGTGGAGACGCTCAG ACCTCATGTGGTGGGTAGTGGAGGcagtgagaaagaaaaggaagatttcCGAGAGGCCAAACCACGCTCACTACGCTTCACATGGAGTATGAAGACCACGAGCTCCATGGAACCCAATGAGATGATGCGGGAGATCCGCAAGGTGCTGGACGCAAACAGCTGCCAGAGCGAGCTGCACGAGAAATACATGCTGCTGTGCATGCACGGCACACCGGGCCACGAGGACTTCGTGCAGTGGGAGATGGAGGTGTGCAAACTGCCGCGGCTGTCTCTCAATGGCGTTCGATTTAAGCGGATATCGGGCACCTCCATAGCCTTCAAAAACATTGCCTCCAAAATAGCCAACGAACTTAAGCTTTAA
- the MARK2 gene encoding serine/threonine-protein kinase MARK2 isoform X1 has product MVTVTHWYKRSRMECNASSPTLGHLDSKPSSKSNMLRGRNSATSADEQPHIGNYRLLKTIGKGNFAKVKLARHILTGKEVAVKIIDKTQLNSSSLQKLFREVRIMKVLNHPNIVKLFEVIETEKTLYLVMEYASGGEVFDYLVAHGRMKEKEARAKFRQIVSAVQYCHQKFIVHRDLKAENLLLDADMNIKIADFGFSNEFTFGNKLDTFCGSPPYAAPELFQGKKYDGPEVDVWSLGVILYTLVSGSLPFDGQNLKELRERVLRGKYRIPFYMSTDCENLLKKFLILNPSKRGTLEQIMKDRWMNVGHEDDELKPYVEPLPDYKDPRRTELMVSMGYTREEIQDSLVGQRYNEVMATYLLLGYKSSELEGDTITLKPRPSADLTNSSAPSPSHKVQRSVSANPKQRRFSDQAAGPAIPTSNSYSKKTQSNNAENKRPEEDREVGRKASSTAKVPASPLPGLERKKTTPTPSTNSVLSTSTNRSRNSPLLERSSLGQASIQNGKDSLTMPGSRASTASASAAVSAARPRQHQKSMSASMHPNKASGLPPTESNCEVPRPSTAPQRVPVASPSAHNISSSGGAPDRTNFPRGVSSRSTFHAGQLRQVRDQQNLPYGVTPASPSGNSQGRRGASGSIFSKFTSKFVRRNLSFRFARRNLNEPESKDRVETLRPHVVGSGGSEKEKEDFREAKPRSLRFTWSMKTTSSMEPNEMMREIRKVLDANSCQSELHEKYMLLCMHGTPGHEDFVQWEMEVCKLPRLSLNGVRFKRISGTSIAFKNIASKIANELKL; this is encoded by the exons CCCACCTTGGGACACCTGGACTCCAAGCCCAGCAGTAAGTCCAACATGCTGCGGGGCCGCAACTCAGCCACTTCTGCTGACGAGCAGCCCCACATTGGCAACTACCGGCTCCTCAAGACCATTGGCAAAGGTAACTTTGCCAAGGTTAAGTTGGCTCGGCACATCCTGACAGGGAAAGAG GTAGCTGTGAAGATTATTGACAAGACACAACTGaattcttccagcctccaaaaa CTATTCCGTGAAGTacgaataatgaaagttttgaatCATCCCAACATAG TTAAATTATTTGAAGTAATTGAGACTGAGAAAACACTGTACCTTGTCATGGAATATGCTAGTGGAG GAGAGGTGTTTGATTACCTCGTGGCTCATGGcaggatgaaagaaaaagaggctCGAGCTAAATTCCGCCAG ATAGTGTCTGCTGTGCAGTACTGTCACCAGAAGTTCATTGTTCATAGAGACTTAAAG GCTGAAAACCTACTCTTGGATGCTGATATGAACATCAAGATTGCCGACTTCGGCTTCAGCAATGAGTTCACATTTGGAAACAAGCTAGATACCTTCTGTGGCAGTCCCCCATACGCTGCCCCAGAACTCTTCCAGGGCAAAAAGTACGATGGACCTGAGGTGGATGTGTGGAGCTTGGGAGTTATCCTCTACACACTAGTCAGCGGGTCCCTGCCTTTTGATGGACAGAACCTCAAG GAGCTGCGAGAGCgtgtgctgagggggaaatacCGTATTCCGTTCTACATGTCTACGGACTGTGAAAACTTGCTGAAGAAATTTCTTATTCTCAATCCCAGTAAGAGAGGCACTTTAGAG CAAATCATGAAAGATCGATGGATGAACGTGGGTCACGAAGATGATGAACTAAAGCCTTACGTGGAGCCACTCCCGGACTACAAGGACCCCCGAAGGACAG AGTTGATGGTGTCCATGGGTTACACAAGGGAAGAGATCCAGGACTCTCTGGTGGGCCAGAGGTACAATGAGGTGATGGCCACCTATCTCCTCCTGGGCTATAAGAGCTCCGAG CTGGAGGGTGACACTATCACCTTGAAGCCCCGGCCTTCAGCTGATCTGACAAACAGCAGTGCCCCTTCCCCATCCCACAAGGTACAGCGCAGTGTCTCCGCCAACCCCAAACAGCGGCGCTTCAGCGATCAGG CAGCTGGTCCTGCCATTCCCACCTCTAATTCCTACTCTAAGAAGACCCAGAGTAACAACGCAGAGAACAAGCGGCCTGAGGAGGACCGGGAGGTGGGGCGGAAGGCCAGCAGCACAGCCAAAGTGCCTGCCAGCCCCCTGCCTggcctggaaaggaagaagaccACCCCTACCCCCTCCACG AACAGTGTCCTCTCCACCAGCACAAATCGAAGCCGAAATTCCCCACTTTTGGAGAGATCCAGCCTCGGCCAGGCCTCCATCCAGAATGGCAAAGACAG CCTAACCATGCCAGGGTCCCGGGCCTCCACGGCTTCTGCTTCTGCCGCAGTCTCTGCGGCCCGGCCCCGCCAGCACCAGAAATCCATGTCGGCCTCCATGCACCCCAACAAGGCCTCTGGGCTGCCCCCCACGGAGAGTAACTGTGAGGTGCCACGGCCCAG CACAGCCCCCCAGCGTGTCCCTGTCGCCTCCCCCTCCGCCCACAACATCAGCAGCAGCGGCGGAGCCCCAGACCGAACCAATTTTCCCCGGGGTGTGTCCAGTCGAAGCACCTTCCACGCTGGGCAGCTCCGACAGGTGCGGGACCAGCAGAATTTGCCCTATGGTGTGACGCCAGCCTCACCCTCTGGCAATAGCCAGGGCCGGCGGGGGGCCTCTGGGAGCATCTTCAGCAAATTCACCTCCAAGTTTGTACGCAG aaatCTGTCTTTCAGGTTTGCCAGAAG GAACCTGAATGAACCTGAAAGCAAAGACCGAGTGGAGACGCTCAG ACCTCATGTGGTGGGTAGTGGAGGcagtgagaaagaaaaggaagatttcCGAGAGGCCAAACCACGCTCACTACGCTTCACATGGAGTATGAAGACCACGAGCTCCATGGAACCCAATGAGATGATGCGGGAGATCCGCAAGGTGCTGGACGCAAACAGCTGCCAGAGCGAGCTGCACGAGAAATACATGCTGCTGTGCATGCACGGCACACCGGGCCACGAGGACTTCGTGCAGTGGGAGATGGAGGTGTGCAAACTGCCGCGGCTGTCTCTCAATGGCGTTCGATTTAAGCGGATATCGGGCACCTCCATAGCCTTCAAAAACATTGCCTCCAAAATAGCCAACGAACTTAAGCTTTAA